One window from the genome of Candidatus Limnocylindrales bacterium encodes:
- a CDS encoding trypsin-like peptidase domain-containing protein: MDSYAYLFTSGNGEYSQGSVGTKEEAEFDEDLLDAYSHAVIKVAEKLSPVVVNIDVTVERKGRTQQGYLVPFQARGSGSGIILTPDGFILTNSHVIHEAKKIEVTLNDGRKYVARVIGEDPQTDLAVIRIDDAFGLPMAELGDSKKLKVGQLVIAIGNPYGFQCTVTAGVISALGRSLRTQSGRLIEDIIQTDAALNPGSSGGALVDSRGRVIGVNTAVIMPAQGICFAIPINTAKHVAALLITSGKVTRGYLGIAGQLRPLHRSWIRTFHLPNETGVLVLSVNPGSPAEQAGLREGDIIIALGDMPVSGVDDIHRFLTEHPVRVAYPITVLRNLEKLTLQVIPIEYDGK, from the coding sequence ATGGACTCCTACGCGTATCTTTTTACTTCGGGTAACGGGGAATATTCCCAAGGCAGTGTGGGGACTAAAGAGGAAGCCGAATTCGATGAGGATCTGTTGGATGCCTATTCCCATGCTGTGATCAAGGTAGCCGAGAAACTAAGCCCGGTGGTTGTGAATATCGATGTGACAGTGGAGCGAAAAGGGCGAACCCAGCAAGGTTATCTGGTACCTTTTCAGGCCAGGGGAAGCGGATCCGGGATCATCCTGACTCCAGATGGCTTTATTTTAACCAACAGCCATGTGATTCATGAGGCGAAGAAAATTGAAGTAACGTTGAATGATGGCCGCAAGTATGTGGCCCGGGTCATTGGAGAAGATCCTCAAACGGATCTGGCCGTTATACGCATCGATGATGCTTTCGGTCTTCCCATGGCCGAGTTAGGAGATTCTAAAAAGCTGAAGGTAGGGCAGTTGGTCATTGCTATCGGAAACCCCTATGGTTTTCAGTGTACCGTTACGGCAGGGGTGATTAGTGCTTTAGGACGCTCTTTAAGAACCCAAAGTGGGCGACTTATTGAAGATATCATCCAGACCGATGCCGCCCTCAATCCTGGGAGTTCTGGGGGGGCATTGGTAGATTCCAGGGGTCGGGTCATCGGGGTTAATACCGCCGTTATCATGCCTGCTCAGGGAATTTGCTTTGCCATTCCCATCAATACGGCTAAACATGTGGCGGCCTTACTTATTACCTCAGGAAAGGTGACCCGAGGTTATCTGGGTATTGCAGGGCAATTACGACCTTTACATCGGAGCTGGATACGGACTTTTCATTTGCCCAACGAAACGGGGGTTCTGGTCCTGTCTGTAAATCCAGGAAGCCCCGCCGAACAGGCCGGACTCCGAGAGGGGGATATTATTATCGCTTTAGGAGATATGCCTGTGAGTGGAGTAGATGATATTCACCGTTTCCTGACCGAACATCCAGTCCGGGTGGCCTATCCGATTACTGTTCTCCGGAATCTGGAAAAATTAACCCTTCAGGTTATTCCCATCGAATATGACGGGAAGTAG